One region of Sebastes fasciatus isolate fSebFas1 chromosome 1, fSebFas1.pri, whole genome shotgun sequence genomic DNA includes:
- the h6pd gene encoding GDH/6PGL endoplasmic bifunctional protein, whose amino-acid sequence MFGTVVLLLVTLCAQGGNGEEKTEAQRPGHVSVVIVGGTGDLAKKYLWQGFFELYVNQISSGNTFSFHAGGLSPADQATPVFFEILKAVSCSKDASQERCALLREQFLRLAQYRQLKTLEDYQELAKHIERELQQEGIAEAGRLFYLSVPAFAYADIADKINNTCRPTGGAWLRVVLEKPFGHDYRSAQVLATQLGSSLKDEEMYRIDHYLGKQVVAKILPFRIENKKFLDPIWNKHHIDRVEIIMKETLDVKGRIPFYDQYGVIRDVLQNHLTEVMTLLTTRLPMNLSSSEEILQNKLQIFRSLLPLGKDQAVVGQYQAYKTAVQQEMNNTKHHVSFTPTYAAVLAHIDDAQYEGVPILLISGKMLDERVGYARILFKNDIFCLQNHNSVHCKPKQIVFYFGHGSLQYPAILVSKNLFRPVLKDGEWKEVTEHKDVNILGLPISDYYVQTPTEQREAYSELISHIFAGRKNSFISAENLLASWGLWTPLLSSLASTLPRIYPGGADNGDMLDVHVKGKNIGYNSEVVIISPDQMGAMSANGFQVTQGKFRSADMVSAWAEELVERLAADIQEAAEAAVREGGVFHLALSGGSSPLALFHRLALHHFSFPWRDTHVWMVDERCVPLTELESNFHNLHDHLLQHVRIPYYNIHPMPVQLNQRLCVEEDGGALLYENDLSKLVNGSSFHFVLLGVGYDSHTASLFPGSKAGELGERLVALTESPVKPHQRMSLTFSAINRARTVALLVMGKGKHELITQLSRVKDNPDKWPVTGVNPADGRLVWYIDYDALLG is encoded by the exons ATGTTTGGGACTGTGGTCCTGCTTCTGGTCACTCTGTGTGCCCAGGGAGGAAATGGCGAGGAGAAAACGGAGGCACAGAGACCCGGCCATGTTTCGGTGGTGATAGTGGGAGGAACAGGTGACCTGGCGAAGAAGTACCTGTGGCAAGGCTTCTTCGAGCTGTACGTTAACCAGATCAGTAGCGGAAACACATTCTCCTTCCACGCCGGAGGACTGTCACCTGCCGACCAGGCCACACCGGTCTTCTTTGAGATCCTAAAGGCGGTGTCCTGCTCAAAGGATGCATCACAGGAGCGCTGCGCTCTGCTGAGAGAGCAGTTCCTGCGACTCGCACAATATCGACAGCTGAAGACCCTAGAGGACTACCAGGAGCTGGCCAAGCACATTGAGCGAGAGCTTCAACAAGAGGGAATAGCGGAGGCAGGGAGGCTCTTCTACCTCTCAGTACCAGCATTTGCTTATGCAGATATTGCTGATAAGATAAATAATACTTGCAGGCCGACCGGCGGGGCGTGGCTGAGGGTGGTGCTAGAGAAACCTTTCGGACATGACTACAGGAGTGCTCAGGTACTTGCAACTCAGCTTGGGAGCTCCTTGAAGGATGAAGAGATGTACAGAATTGACCATTACCTGGGGAAGCAG GTGGTTGCAAAGATACTTCCATTCAGAATAGAGAACAAGAAGTTTCTGGATCCCATCTGGAACAAGCACCACATCGACAGAGTGGAGATCATAATGAAAGAGACCCTCGATGTTAAAG GTCGTATTCCCTTCTATGACCAATACGGGGTGATCAGAGATGTGCTACAGAACCACCTGACTGAGGTCATGACCCTGTTGACCACGAGGCTTCCCATGAATCTGAGCAGCAGCGAAGAAATCCTACAAAACAAGCTGCAGATCTTCCGTTCTCTGCTgcctttaggaaaagatcaagcTGTGGTCGGCCAGTACCAAGCATACAAAACAGCAGTTCAACAGGAGATGAATAACACAAAACATCATGTCAGTTTCACACCAACATATGCAG CTGTGTTGGCGCACATCGATGACGCCCAGTATGAAGGTGTGCCAATTCTTTTGATCTCAGGGAAGATGTTAGATGAACGGGTGGGATATGCACGCATACTTTTCAAGAATGACATCTTTTGTCTTCAGAACCACAACAGCGTTCACTGCAAGCCCAAACAGATAGTGTTCTACTTTGGGCATGGCAGCCTTCAATATCCAGCAATTCTTGTGAGTAAGAATTTATTCAGGCCAGTTTTAAAGGACGGTGAGTGGAAGGAAGTGACGGAGCATAAAGATGTCAATATTCTAGGTTTACCTATTTCAGACTATTATGTGCAAACTCCAACAGAGCAGAGGGAAGCCTACTCAGAACTTATTTCTCACATTTTTGCTGGACGTAAGAATAGTTTCATTAGTGCTGAAAACCTGCTGGCTTCCTGGGGCTTATGGACACCACTGCTCAGTAGCCTAGCCAGCACTTTACCCCGCATTTACCCCGGGGGTGCCGACAACGGAGACATGCTGGATGTCCATGTGAAAGGGAAAAACATTGGCTACAACAGCGAGGTGGTGATAATCAGCCCCGATCAGATGGGTGCCATGTCAGCAAACGGTTTCCAGGTGACGCAGGGCAAATTTCGTAGTGCTGACATGGTGTCGGCCTGGGCCGAGGAGCTGGTGGAGAGGCTCGCTGCAGACATTCAGGAAGCGGCAGAGGCAGCGGTGCGCGAGGGTGGTGTTTTCCATCTCGCCCTCTCTGGTGGGTCCTCTCCCCTCGCTCTGTTCCACAGGTTGGCTCTGCACCACTTCTCCTTCCCCTGGAGGGACACCCATGTGTGGATGGTGGACGAGCGATGTGTGCCGCTGACCGAACTGGAGTCGAACTTCCACAACCTGCACGACCATCTGCTGCAACACGTGAGGATCCCCTATTACAACATCCACCCCATGCCAGTGCAGCTCAACCAGCGTCTATGTgtggaggaggacggaggagcGCTGCTGTACGAGAACGATCTCAGCAAGTTAGTCAACGGCTCCAGCTTCCACTTTGTACTGCTGGGAGTCGGCTACGACAGCCACACGGCCTCTCTGTTCCCTGGCAGTAAAGCGGGTGAACTTGGGGAGCGTCTGGTGGCCCTCACCGAGAGCCCCGTCAAGCCTCACCAACGCATGAGCCTCACTTTCAGTGCCATTAACCGAGCTCGCACGGTTGCTCTTTTAGTGATGGGCAAAGGCAAGCATGAACTGATCACCCAGCTGAGCCGAGTGAAGGACAACCCAGACAAGTGGCCTGTCACCGGGGTGAATCCTGCCGACGGCAGACTCGTTTGGTATATAGACTATGATGCACTTTTAGGATAG
- the LOC141773237 gene encoding uncharacterized protein LOC141773237: protein MFLYMLIFMAYHSSRWIPKNQRLKFQIVNAVFAALVLVPQLYVMGRPTSSRYCRQPLLNNLSASIALSFVASGFSVIFTLIDPVPQSLWASYHVFGLLTCGQGLCTAILTLRAAACAKTTPELYYMSLILTVASIFSTGFFLVRGRLWLTNRKLVTDPSRNNEQ, encoded by the exons ATGTTTCTCTACATGCTGATCTTCATGGCGTATCATAGCAGCAGATGGATACCAAAGAATCAGAGGTTAAAATT TCAAATAGTGAATGCAGTGTTTGCGGCGCTCGTCCTGGTCCCTCAGCTCTACGTCATGGGAAG GCCAACATCCTCAAGATACTGCAGGCAGCCCCTTCTGAACAACCTGTCAGCCTCGATCGCCTTGTCCTTCGTAGCTTCAG GTTTTTCGGTGATATTCACATTGATAGACCCAGTTCCTCAGAGCTTGTGGGCCTCCTATCATGTGTTTGGGCTGCTGACATGCGGACAAGGACTATGCACTGCCATCCTGACTCTGAGAGCAGCAGCATGT GCCAAAACCACCCCTGAGCTGTACTACATGTCCCTTATTCTAACTGTCGCTTCTATTTTCAGTACAG GGTTTTTCTTGGTGAGAGGACGACTCTGGTTGACTAACAGGAAGCTTGTGACGGACCCGAGCAGAAACAATGAGCAGTAA